A part of Desulfomicrobium baculatum DSM 4028 genomic DNA contains:
- a CDS encoding response regulator has product MITRVLIVEDDVRIADLHRRFTERVQGCEVVGIAHRLDDARDMAEALEPHLILLDLYFPEGPGTELLREIRTRNLEIDVLLITAAREVGTLKEALRGGVFDYLIKPVTAERFHECLMKFCAYRARLGLGNAIEQRDVDTLLHPASPCAPMDSNCLPKGIDGLTLTKVRGVFEQPEPAGRGAEDVAELIGVSRSTARRYLEYLISEGTLYADVVYGSVGRPERRYFSR; this is encoded by the coding sequence ATGATTACCAGAGTACTTATTGTCGAGGACGACGTGCGCATCGCGGATCTGCATCGCCGCTTCACCGAACGGGTTCAGGGCTGCGAAGTTGTCGGCATCGCCCATCGCCTGGACGACGCCCGGGACATGGCCGAAGCCCTGGAACCGCACCTCATTCTTCTTGATCTCTATTTTCCCGAAGGCCCCGGCACGGAGCTGCTGCGTGAAATCCGAACCCGGAACCTGGAGATCGACGTCCTCCTGATCACTGCCGCGCGCGAGGTCGGCACCTTGAAAGAGGCCCTGCGCGGCGGAGTTTTCGACTACCTGATCAAGCCGGTCACCGCCGAACGCTTCCATGAATGCCTGATGAAATTCTGTGCCTACCGCGCACGGCTGGGACTTGGAAACGCCATTGAGCAACGGGACGTGGACACACTGCTCCATCCCGCAAGCCCCTGCGCGCCCATGGACAGCAATTGCCTGCCCAAAGGCATCGACGGCCTGACCTTGACCAAGGTTCGCGGGGTGTTCGAGCAACCCGAGCCCGCCGGGCGCGGCGCGGAGGATGTGGCCGAACTGATCGGCGTCAGCCGGTCCACCGCGCGCAGATATCTTGAGTACCTCATCTCCGAAGGCACGCTGTACGCCGATGTGGTTTACGGCAGCGTGGGCAGGCCGGAGCGCCGCTATTTCAGCCGCTGA
- a CDS encoding TRAP transporter large permease, whose protein sequence is MEYVLLFVFLGLTALGVPVAFALCLAAATVLHFFMNMPLVMVSQMMYSGIDSFSFMAVPFFMLAGSFMSAGGVTGRLVNFSQALVGSFTGGLAQAVAVSGMFFAAISGSSAATTAALGSTMVNEMEKKGYTREWATGIVAAGGTVGIVIPPSITLVVYGVIADTSIGDLFVGGFLPGILMGLSMMLVSWWLAKRRGLKPEGTFSTSALWTSFKDSFFALMTPVIIIGGIYGGIFTPTEAAAVAAVYGILVGLFIYKELKFKDFPKIIFQAVIGTTIIMFLVGAANVFGWLLTNLQIPHHVGAFVASLTSSPVLFLLAMNVLLLFIGTMVNASAAVVILTPIFLPVAKSLGIDPLFFGVLMVCNLAIGCITPPVGLDLFVASAITKVPLEKVMKASLPYLYALLASLIILTLFPIIITILPSLLR, encoded by the coding sequence ATGGAATACGTTCTTCTCTTTGTCTTTCTGGGCCTGACCGCCCTTGGCGTACCCGTGGCCTTTGCACTGTGTCTGGCAGCGGCCACCGTCCTGCACTTTTTCATGAACATGCCGCTCGTCATGGTTTCCCAGATGATGTACTCCGGCATCGACTCATTCTCCTTCATGGCCGTGCCCTTCTTCATGCTCGCCGGATCGTTCATGTCCGCAGGCGGAGTGACCGGCAGGCTGGTCAATTTTTCCCAGGCCCTGGTCGGCTCCTTCACCGGCGGACTGGCCCAGGCCGTAGCCGTGTCGGGCATGTTCTTCGCCGCCATCTCCGGCTCATCCGCAGCCACCACGGCGGCCCTGGGTTCGACCATGGTCAACGAGATGGAGAAAAAGGGCTACACCCGTGAATGGGCCACCGGCATCGTGGCCGCAGGCGGCACCGTGGGCATCGTCATCCCGCCGTCCATCACCCTGGTCGTGTACGGCGTCATCGCCGACACCTCCATCGGCGACCTGTTCGTAGGCGGATTCTTGCCGGGCATCCTCATGGGGCTGTCCATGATGCTGGTCAGTTGGTGGCTGGCCAAAAGGCGTGGGCTCAAGCCCGAGGGCACATTTTCCACCTCGGCGCTGTGGACATCCTTCAAGGACTCCTTTTTCGCCCTCATGACCCCAGTCATCATCATCGGCGGCATCTACGGCGGCATCTTCACCCCGACCGAAGCCGCAGCCGTGGCCGCCGTATACGGAATTCTCGTCGGCCTCTTCATCTACAAGGAACTCAAGTTCAAGGACTTCCCCAAGATCATCTTCCAGGCCGTCATCGGCACGACCATCATCATGTTCCTGGTCGGCGCGGCCAACGTCTTCGGCTGGCTCTTGACCAACCTGCAGATTCCCCACCACGTCGGAGCCTTCGTAGCCAGCCTGACCTCATCGCCGGTCCTCTTCCTGCTGGCCATGAACGTGCTGCTGCTGTTCATCGGAACCATGGTCAACGCCTCGGCCGCCGTGGTCATCCTGACCCCCATCTTCCTGCCGGTGGCCAAGAGCCTGGGCATCGATCCGCTCTTCTTCGGCGTGCTCATGGTCTGCAACCTGGCCATCGGCTGCATCACCCCGCCGGTGGGCCTCGACCTTTTCGTGGCCAGCGCCATCACCAAGGTCCCGCTGGAAAAGGTCATGAAGGCCTCGCTGCCATACCTCTACGCTTTGTTGGCAAGTCTGATCATCCTGACCCTGTTTCCGATCATCATCACCATCCTGCCCAGCCTGCTACGCTAG
- a CDS encoding ATP-binding protein, with protein sequence MRSWLHIISRLRPATIQGHLIHMVLALVVIQIAVSWHVISGLTEEMLHEQIGQTALQTARTIAQIPRIRQALIEGDPHGEIQNLAENIRAQTGASFVVIGDSAQKRYSHPVPERIGQTFVGGDTGPALIEGKSYVSEAVGTLGKSLRGMTPIFGEDHDIIGFVSVGYLSESIHQSISAHLDKPLMYIIGMSVVGILSAVVIAGRLRKLTLGLEPSEITNLYLERVAVLQTIREGVLAIDHHGNIRVANQAARRYAGLSFEEHFAGRPVSTIIPEARLEQALHTGLSEFDQERTVNGQELIFNIVPVFQNQKIQGVVASFRRKDELDLLAAELSRVQEYSELLRVQTHEYSNKLHTIAGLIQIEAYREALDLVVTESSGYEEFIRFLGESVPHPVIAAIILGKYNRAKELRINFAIDRDSTMADVPKWIHQEKIVTVLGNLLDNAFDAVLEQPQQLRMVEMSFTDLGKDIVFEIEDAGAGVAVDQLERIFEKGVSSKGRGRRGVGLYLVRQRLGELAGQIMVSRGSLGGALFTVVIPKEQT encoded by the coding sequence ATGCGATCCTGGCTCCACATAATCAGCCGACTGCGGCCCGCCACCATCCAGGGCCACCTGATCCACATGGTGCTGGCCCTGGTCGTCATCCAGATTGCCGTCAGCTGGCATGTCATCTCCGGACTGACTGAAGAAATGCTGCACGAGCAGATCGGCCAGACCGCCCTGCAGACAGCCAGAACCATCGCCCAGATCCCGCGCATCAGGCAGGCGCTGATCGAGGGCGATCCACACGGAGAAATCCAGAACCTGGCCGAAAACATCCGCGCCCAGACCGGCGCGTCGTTTGTGGTTATCGGCGACAGCGCCCAAAAGCGTTATTCGCACCCGGTGCCCGAACGCATAGGCCAAACCTTTGTCGGCGGAGACACGGGACCGGCCTTGATAGAAGGAAAATCATACGTTTCCGAGGCCGTCGGCACCCTAGGCAAATCCCTGCGCGGGATGACCCCGATCTTTGGCGAAGACCACGACATCATCGGCTTTGTATCTGTCGGCTATCTCTCCGAAAGTATTCATCAATCCATTTCAGCTCACTTGGACAAGCCGCTCATGTATATCATCGGCATGAGCGTGGTCGGAATTTTAAGCGCCGTGGTCATCGCCGGGCGGCTGAGGAAACTGACTCTGGGCCTTGAGCCTTCCGAAATCACCAATCTGTATCTGGAGCGCGTCGCCGTGCTGCAGACAATCCGCGAAGGAGTCCTGGCCATTGACCATCATGGCAACATCCGCGTCGCCAACCAGGCCGCCAGGCGTTATGCGGGACTAAGCTTTGAGGAACATTTCGCAGGCAGGCCCGTCTCCACTATCATCCCGGAGGCAAGACTCGAACAGGCTCTGCACACGGGACTGTCCGAATTTGACCAGGAGCGGACGGTCAATGGCCAGGAGCTCATCTTCAATATCGTGCCCGTCTTCCAGAACCAGAAAATTCAGGGCGTCGTCGCCAGCTTCAGGCGCAAGGACGAGCTTGACCTCCTGGCCGCGGAGCTTTCACGAGTGCAGGAATACTCGGAACTCCTGCGCGTGCAGACCCACGAATACTCGAACAAGCTGCACACCATCGCTGGCCTCATTCAAATCGAAGCCTACCGCGAGGCCCTTGACCTGGTGGTCACCGAGTCCTCGGGCTACGAGGAATTCATCCGCTTCCTCGGTGAATCCGTGCCCCATCCCGTCATTGCCGCCATCATCCTCGGCAAGTACAATCGCGCCAAGGAGCTGCGGATCAATTTCGCCATCGACCGGGACAGCACCATGGCCGATGTGCCCAAATGGATTCACCAGGAAAAAATCGTGACCGTCCTTGGCAACCTCCTGGACAACGCCTTTGACGCGGTCCTGGAGCAGCCGCAGCAATTGCGCATGGTCGAAATGTCCTTCACGGATCTTGGCAAGGACATCGTCTTCGAGATCGAGGACGCCGGAGCGGGCGTTGCCGTAGACCAGCTCGAGCGGATTTTTGAAAAAGGGGTTTCGTCCAAGGGCCGCGGACGGCGGGGAGTCGGATTGTATCTGGTCCGCCAGCGCCTGGGCGAACTGGCCGGACAGATCATGGTCAGTCGCGGCAGTCTGGGTGGCGCGCTGTTCACCGTGGTCATCCCCAAGGAGCAGACATGA
- a CDS encoding TRAP transporter small permease, with product MDKLLKGVRSVLYGFSVVAMSIMLLIIFAQVVTRYMFGYTPEWSEELARFLFVWVVFLGSALIMGESGHLAVQFLPNKFKGTTFGRILDVVINLCGYVFIILLLTQGWKMTSIMTFQRAPGLDIPMSWVYVIIPVSCVLMLLYLLRETLRIVKDISDSRARQEG from the coding sequence ATGGACAAGCTCCTCAAGGGCGTGCGCTCGGTACTGTACGGGTTTTCCGTCGTCGCCATGTCGATCATGCTCCTGATCATCTTTGCCCAGGTCGTGACCCGCTACATGTTCGGATATACCCCTGAATGGTCCGAGGAGCTGGCCCGTTTCCTCTTTGTCTGGGTCGTTTTCCTGGGCTCGGCGCTGATCATGGGCGAAAGCGGGCATCTGGCCGTGCAGTTTCTGCCCAATAAATTCAAGGGCACGACTTTCGGCAGGATTCTGGACGTCGTCATCAACCTTTGCGGATATGTATTCATCATCCTGCTCTTGACCCAGGGCTGGAAAATGACCTCCATCATGACCTTTCAACGCGCCCCGGGTCTCGATATCCCCATGAGCTGGGTCTATGTCATCATCCCCGTCAGCTGCGTGCTCATGCTCCTGTACCTGCTCAGGGAGACCCTGCGCATCGTCAAAGACATTTCCGACTCTCGCGCCAGGCAGGAGGGTTAG
- the cobA gene encoding uroporphyrinogen-III C-methyltransferase, whose translation MAKAYLIGAGPGDPGLITVKGQRLLQECEVIIYDYLANKSFLSLCRPDAEIIYVGKKGGDHTLPQDQINDLIVAKVKSGKNVARLKGGDPYIFGRGAEEAEELLEAGLDFEVVPGVTSAVAGAAYAGIPLTHRKYASSVSLITGHEDPTKPDSAHNWAALANAASTLCFYMGVKNLPYISAKLIENGMRADMPAALVRWGTTAKHQSWVSTVGEIAAMAEREGVKSPSMLVVGEVVQLRDTLNWFEKLPLHGKGVVVTRAREQASGLKETLEGLGAACYEFPTITIVPLEDYAPVREAIDRLAGYDWAIFTSVNGVRHFWNQLELVGKDARAFGGMQIAAIGPATAEALLERGIRPDFIPPKYVAESVVEGLLERGVAGKKVLIPRAKVAREVLPEELAKVAAQVDVLPVYETVLTQEDGAEIIELLEKGRLHYLTFSSSSTVENFFALVPADSLRPFVGNGLKICCIGPVTARTLSDYGFTPDIMPEDYTIPALVEALVKG comes from the coding sequence ATGGCCAAAGCATATCTCATCGGCGCGGGTCCCGGCGACCCGGGTCTCATCACGGTCAAGGGCCAGCGCCTGCTGCAGGAGTGCGAGGTGATCATTTATGATTATCTGGCGAACAAGAGCTTTCTGTCCCTGTGCCGTCCGGATGCGGAGATCATCTATGTGGGCAAGAAGGGCGGGGACCATACCCTGCCTCAGGATCAGATCAACGACCTGATCGTGGCCAAGGTGAAGTCCGGCAAGAACGTGGCTCGCCTGAAGGGCGGAGACCCGTACATCTTCGGGCGCGGCGCTGAAGAGGCCGAAGAACTCCTGGAAGCCGGCCTTGATTTCGAGGTCGTGCCCGGCGTGACCTCGGCCGTGGCGGGCGCGGCGTATGCAGGCATTCCGCTGACCCATCGCAAGTACGCCTCTTCCGTGTCGCTCATCACCGGCCACGAGGATCCGACCAAGCCCGATTCCGCCCACAACTGGGCGGCCCTGGCCAACGCGGCCAGCACCCTGTGCTTTTACATGGGCGTGAAAAACCTGCCCTACATCTCGGCCAAATTGATCGAGAACGGGATGCGTGCGGACATGCCCGCCGCCCTGGTGCGCTGGGGCACGACGGCCAAGCATCAGTCCTGGGTGTCGACGGTCGGCGAGATCGCGGCCATGGCCGAGCGTGAAGGCGTGAAATCGCCATCCATGCTGGTCGTGGGCGAAGTGGTGCAGTTGCGCGACACCCTGAACTGGTTCGAGAAGCTGCCCCTGCACGGCAAGGGCGTGGTCGTGACCCGCGCCCGCGAGCAGGCCAGCGGTTTGAAAGAGACCCTGGAGGGCCTCGGCGCGGCCTGCTATGAATTCCCGACCATCACCATCGTGCCCCTGGAAGACTACGCGCCGGTTCGCGAGGCCATCGACAGGCTCGCAGGCTACGACTGGGCTATTTTCACCTCCGTCAACGGCGTGCGGCATTTCTGGAACCAGCTCGAACTTGTGGGCAAGGACGCCCGGGCTTTTGGCGGCATGCAGATCGCGGCCATCGGACCGGCCACGGCCGAGGCGCTGCTTGAGCGCGGCATCCGCCCCGATTTCATCCCGCCCAAATACGTGGCCGAGTCCGTGGTGGAAGGTCTCCTTGAGCGCGGCGTGGCCGGCAAGAAGGTCCTCATCCCCCGTGCCAAGGTCGCCCGCGAGGTGCTGCCCGAAGAGCTGGCCAAGGTCGCGGCGCAGGTGGACGTATTGCCGGTCTATGAAACCGTGCTGACCCAGGAGGACGGAGCCGAGATCATCGAACTTCTCGAAAAGGGCAGGCTCCATTACCTGACCTTCTCCAGTTCCTCCACGGTGGAGAACTTCTTTGCACTGGTCCCGGCGGACAGCCTGCGCCCCTTTGTCGGCAACGGGCTCAAGATCTGCTGCATCGGCCCCGTGACCGCCAGGACCTTGAGCGACTACGGCTTCACCCCGGACATCATGCCCGAGGACTATACCATCCCGGCCCTGGTCGAAGCCTTGGTGAAAGGATAA
- a CDS encoding peptidylprolyl isomerase A, producing MRTFIFALILVCLFSSPAFAEGTKVSLTTSKGIIVIELDEAKAPVSAQNFLTYVNEGFYDGTVFHRVIKGFMIQGGGMDTSMHQKRGHAPIKNEADNGLKNDKYTVAMARTGEVDSATSQFFINTADNAFLNHGTRDFGYAVFGRVVAGKRVVDLIEAVNTGSKGMHGDVPVESVIIEKAEVMQ from the coding sequence ATGCGTACGTTTATTTTCGCTTTGATTCTGGTTTGTCTGTTTTCGTCCCCGGCCTTTGCGGAAGGGACCAAAGTCTCCCTGACCACCAGCAAGGGCATCATCGTCATCGAACTCGATGAGGCCAAGGCTCCTGTCTCGGCGCAGAATTTTCTGACTTATGTGAACGAGGGCTTTTATGACGGGACGGTTTTTCACCGCGTCATCAAGGGCTTCATGATTCAGGGCGGCGGCATGGATACATCCATGCACCAGAAACGCGGCCACGCGCCCATCAAGAACGAGGCCGACAACGGGCTCAAAAACGACAAGTACACTGTCGCCATGGCCCGCACGGGCGAGGTTGATTCCGCCACGTCCCAGTTTTTCATCAACACGGCGGACAACGCCTTCCTGAATCACGGCACCCGTGATTTCGGGTACGCGGTCTTCGGCAGGGTCGTCGCGGGCAAGCGGGTGGTGGACCTGATCGAGGCCGTGAACACGGGCTCCAAAGGCATGCACGGGGATGTCCCGGTCGAGTCTGTCATCATTGAAAAGGCTGAAGTCATGCAGTGA
- a CDS encoding DctP family TRAP transporter solute-binding subunit yields MKRFFMCAVIVIAVALTIPAFAKTVLKLGHIAEVSHPYAKGADHFAKLVAEKSGGEMEVQVFPSSQLGSQKDMTEGLIYGTIDMVLTGTADLGQFQPKMSLFDLPFLFKDRAHAYKALDTVGMELGKELEPRGLKLLGYMENGIRHLTNNVRPVKAPADMAGLKIRVMSNKIYIETIKSLGGSPTPMAFGELYSAMQQGTVDGQENPSAHIYTKRFFEVQKYASMTAHAYAPEPVLISMITWSKLSDAQKTIIQEAATEAVAWQRELSTNEDNAYWDKIKATGKIEVIEVDRAPFMEATQPVWKEFAPTVGQDNIDKVLALGN; encoded by the coding sequence ATGAAACGTTTCTTCATGTGTGCAGTCATTGTGATCGCCGTAGCCCTGACCATCCCGGCCTTTGCCAAAACAGTGCTCAAGCTCGGCCATATCGCCGAAGTCAGCCACCCCTACGCCAAGGGCGCCGACCATTTCGCCAAGCTGGTCGCTGAAAAATCCGGTGGCGAAATGGAAGTCCAGGTCTTCCCGTCCTCCCAGCTCGGCAGCCAGAAGGACATGACCGAAGGCCTCATCTACGGCACCATCGACATGGTCCTGACCGGCACCGCGGATCTGGGACAGTTCCAGCCCAAAATGTCTCTTTTCGACCTGCCCTTTCTGTTCAAAGACCGCGCACATGCCTACAAGGCGCTGGACACCGTGGGCATGGAACTGGGCAAGGAACTTGAACCCCGCGGCCTGAAGCTCTTGGGCTACATGGAAAACGGCATCCGCCACCTGACCAACAACGTCCGCCCCGTCAAAGCCCCGGCCGACATGGCGGGCCTCAAGATCCGCGTCATGTCCAACAAGATCTACATCGAGACCATCAAGTCGCTGGGCGGCTCCCCCACGCCCATGGCCTTCGGCGAACTCTACTCCGCCATGCAGCAGGGCACTGTCGATGGGCAGGAAAACCCCAGCGCCCACATCTACACCAAGCGCTTCTTCGAGGTGCAGAAGTACGCATCCATGACCGCCCATGCCTATGCTCCGGAACCGGTGCTCATCTCCATGATCACCTGGAGCAAGCTTTCCGACGCCCAGAAGACCATCATCCAGGAAGCCGCCACCGAAGCCGTGGCCTGGCAGCGTGAACTGTCCACCAACGAAGACAACGCTTACTGGGACAAGATCAAGGCCACAGGCAAGATCGAAGTCATCGAAGTCGACCGCGCCCCGTTCATGGAAGCGACCCAGCCGGTGTGGAAGGAATTCGCCCCCACTGTCGGACAGGACAACATCGACAAGGTGCTGGCCCTCGGCAACTAA
- the amrA gene encoding AmmeMemoRadiSam system protein A — MNTFELVLTDEEKRFCKDLVIWVIRQHLGQTSEARPVLKSTTLSAELGAFVTLKRGGRLRGCIGNIVGSGPLADTIERMAGAAAFEDPRFPPLTAGELDDLEIEVSVMGPLTPCPDPELIEVGRHGLYIRKSMHSGLLLPQVATEWGWDRETFLDQTCVKAGLPKGTWRKSKTEIWWFEAVIF; from the coding sequence ATGAACACATTCGAGCTGGTTTTGACAGACGAGGAAAAGCGTTTCTGCAAGGACCTCGTGATCTGGGTCATCCGGCAGCATCTCGGTCAGACTTCTGAGGCCAGACCCGTTCTCAAGTCCACGACCTTGAGCGCAGAACTGGGCGCGTTCGTGACCTTGAAGCGGGGCGGGCGTCTGCGCGGCTGCATCGGCAATATCGTCGGCAGCGGCCCGCTGGCCGATACCATCGAGCGCATGGCCGGAGCGGCGGCTTTCGAAGACCCGCGCTTCCCTCCGCTCACGGCCGGGGAGCTTGACGACCTTGAGATCGAAGTCTCGGTCATGGGGCCGCTGACCCCCTGCCCTGACCCGGAGTTGATCGAGGTCGGCCGCCACGGGCTTTATATCCGCAAATCCATGCATTCCGGTCTGCTGCTGCCGCAGGTGGCCACGGAGTGGGGCTGGGACCGCGAAACGTTTCTGGATCAGACCTGCGTCAAGGCGGGACTGCCCAAAGGCACCTGGCGCAAATCCAAGACGGAGATTTGGTGGTTTGAAGCCGTCATTTTTTAA
- the purN gene encoding phosphoribosylglycinamide formyltransferase: MTIALGVLVSGSGSNLQAIIDRVGDGSLDADIRIVIANKPDAQGLERARKAGIATACVRHDEFPERESFDRELVRLLREAEARFVALAGFMRILTPVFLTPFAGRVINIHPALLPACPGLRAQEQQAGHGVRLAGCTVHFVDEEMDHGPIIIQAAVPAYADDDEATLGARILEMEHRIYPQALQWIAQDRVQVVGRQVVVRGASRTMGTLWANPPLERPFDS; the protein is encoded by the coding sequence ATGACCATCGCGCTTGGCGTTCTCGTTTCCGGTTCCGGGTCCAACCTGCAGGCCATCATCGACAGGGTGGGCGACGGCAGCCTCGACGCGGACATCCGCATCGTCATCGCCAACAAACCCGACGCGCAGGGACTTGAGCGCGCGCGGAAGGCGGGCATCGCCACAGCCTGCGTGCGTCATGACGAGTTTCCCGAGCGGGAGAGTTTCGACCGCGAACTGGTCCGGCTGCTGCGGGAGGCTGAGGCCCGGTTCGTGGCCCTGGCCGGGTTCATGCGCATCCTGACGCCTGTGTTTTTGACGCCCTTTGCCGGGCGCGTGATCAATATCCATCCGGCCTTGCTCCCGGCCTGTCCGGGTCTGCGCGCCCAGGAGCAGCAGGCCGGGCACGGGGTGCGGCTGGCCGGGTGCACCGTGCATTTCGTGGATGAAGAGATGGACCACGGCCCGATCATCATCCAGGCCGCCGTGCCCGCCTATGCGGACGACGATGAGGCCACGCTCGGCGCGCGTATCCTTGAGATGGAGCACCGCATCTATCCCCAGGCCCTGCAATGGATCGCACAGGACCGGGTGCAGGTCGTCGGACGGCAGGTCGTGGTCCGCGGCGCGTCCAGAACCATGGGCACGCTGTGGGCCAATCCGCCTTTGGAAAGGCCTTTTGATTCTTGA